One genomic window of Bacillota bacterium includes the following:
- a CDS encoding extracellular solute-binding protein: MDAIVEEFNRQHPDIRVNSTLLEWGEYYTKLMTGIATGNAPDVAVAHTARIPELVEEGLLQPLDNLADLARVDWNTFNQTILDATVVDGQHYAVPIDTHPIVFYYNKAYVREAGLLDENDNLILENTPEGFVRFLATLQESLPDNVFTASIPTGGDDPYRIWWSFYRQMDGSPMFSDDLRQITLDKDKAIRAAEYMLDMYYKYEFIPLHLQDTYESFQNGRAATIITGVWATGIWEITEGLEFGVIPFPQVFGQPGQWADSHTLVLPYQRRADQAKMEAAITFADFVASNGDLWARAGHVPSKVTVLDKPEFQALPYRSDYAASADFAEYDAWGPKAGAVRAAAIRNLDTIWAKTSTPEQAIDNMIAEIRAIR, from the coding sequence ATGGATGCTATTGTGGAGGAGTTCAACAGACAGCATCCCGATATCAGGGTAAACAGCACGCTGTTGGAGTGGGGAGAGTATTACACAAAGCTGATGACCGGTATTGCCACCGGGAATGCTCCCGATGTCGCTGTGGCCCATACGGCGCGCATTCCTGAACTGGTAGAGGAAGGTCTCTTACAACCCTTGGATAATCTCGCAGACTTGGCTAGAGTTGACTGGAATACCTTTAACCAGACCATTTTGGATGCTACCGTGGTCGATGGTCAGCACTATGCTGTTCCCATCGATACCCATCCGATTGTTTTCTATTACAACAAAGCGTACGTGAGAGAGGCCGGATTACTCGACGAAAATGATAACCTAATTCTGGAGAACACTCCGGAAGGTTTTGTTCGGTTCCTCGCAACTCTACAAGAATCTCTTCCAGACAACGTATTCACTGCCTCGATTCCCACCGGTGGCGACGATCCCTATCGGATCTGGTGGTCCTTCTATCGTCAGATGGATGGTTCGCCGATGTTCTCCGATGACTTGAGGCAGATTACTCTCGACAAAGATAAGGCCATTAGAGCAGCGGAGTACATGCTGGATATGTACTACAAGTATGAGTTCATTCCCCTTCATTTGCAGGATACCTACGAGTCCTTCCAGAATGGCAGGGCCGCAACGATTATCACCGGTGTCTGGGCAACGGGAATCTGGGAGATTACGGAAGGCCTTGAGTTCGGCGTTATTCCCTTCCCGCAAGTCTTTGGACAGCCGGGACAGTGGGCTGACTCCCACACCTTGGTCCTGCCCTATCAACGGCGGGCGGATCAGGCGAAGATGGAGGCTGCTATCACCTTTGCCGACTTCGTGGCCAGCAATGGTGACCTGTGGGCTAGAGCAGGCCATGTTCCCAGTAAGGTAACGGTGTTGGATAAGCCGGAGTTCCAGGCTTTGCCGTATCGCTCTGATTATGCTGCTTCCGCGGATTTTGCCGAGTACGATGCTTGGGGTCCAAAGGCTGGTGCAGTGCGAGCTGCCGCCATCCGGAATTTGGACACCATTTGGGCCAAGACGTCAACTCCGGAACAGGCAATTGACAATATGATTGCTGAAATTCGGGCAATTAGATAG
- a CDS encoding sugar ABC transporter permease — protein sequence MSKQLKKDLSAIPFILPFFIVYVIFVVYPMIQGVWMSLHRWTIVRKVRYIGLDNYRDMLQDPYFWAALRNTTYFVVLSTPTIIIAGLLLALISNQNLRGKTFFRLSFFMPNILSVAVISTIMVFVFRAYSGLISTLLKDIGIQQEIFWLGDPDLAWVVIVVATLWWTVGFNMVLFLAALQDIPAHLYEAASIDGASSRQMFWYITLPLLKPIIWVVTMLQIIASYKVFAQIWLITRGGPGAATRPIIQYIYEVGFRQNDLGYAATMSYALFLILMILTLVQMRVRRWGETEL from the coding sequence ATGAGCAAGCAGCTGAAAAAGGACCTGTCTGCTATTCCCTTTATTTTGCCGTTCTTCATAGTCTACGTCATTTTTGTTGTCTATCCCATGATCCAAGGGGTATGGATGAGTCTGCACCGATGGACCATTGTTCGGAAAGTTAGATACATAGGCTTAGACAACTATCGTGATATGCTGCAAGATCCCTACTTCTGGGCGGCGCTGCGAAACACGACGTACTTTGTGGTGTTGTCGACTCCAACTATTATTATCGCAGGACTTCTGTTGGCTCTGATATCAAACCAAAACCTGCGAGGGAAGACCTTCTTTCGGCTTTCCTTCTTCATGCCGAATATCTTGTCCGTAGCCGTCATCTCGACGATCATGGTGTTTGTGTTCCGAGCCTATTCCGGGTTGATCAGCACTTTGCTCAAGGATATCGGGATCCAGCAGGAGATCTTCTGGCTCGGTGACCCCGATCTCGCTTGGGTGGTAATTGTAGTCGCAACGCTTTGGTGGACCGTTGGCTTTAACATGGTTCTCTTCTTAGCCGCTCTGCAGGACATTCCCGCCCATCTGTATGAGGCGGCCTCCATCGATGGTGCCAGTTCCCGCCAGATGTTTTGGTATATAACTTTGCCTTTACTAAAACCCATTATCTGGGTTGTTACCATGCTCCAGATCATAGCAAGTTATAAGGTGTTTGCTCAGATTTGGCTCATTACTAGAGGGGGCCCGGGGGCGGCAACTCGGCCTATCATTCAATACATCTACGAGGTCGGTTTCAGGCAGAATGATTTAGGTTACGCGGCCACCATGTCCTATGCACTGTTTCTAATCCTAATGATCTTGACCTTGGTGCAGATGAGGGTGAGAAGATGGGGGGAGACTGAGCTGTGA
- a CDS encoding carbohydrate ABC transporter permease: MLMTSLKREGFPIRHVYQWFLPPFTVQNYYTVFNRAPIGRWMFNSLFIAVSVTALVLIISSLAAFAISRIDFRFRKFVYVFFMAGLMVPGEATIIPLFNLANNLNLVNTYSGLILPSLAGPFAVIILKEFFDGVPNELVESARIDGCGLFRMYWMIFVPLSKPALSTIGIFTFIGSWNNFLWPFLIIMSEAMYTLPVGIPAFNSAYSQDYILPMTVNAVASLPAIIAFLFFQKQIIQGIKLSGIKG, encoded by the coding sequence ATGCTGATGACCTCGCTGAAAAGAGAGGGATTTCCCATCAGGCATGTTTATCAGTGGTTCCTACCGCCCTTCACTGTACAAAACTACTATACTGTTTTCAATCGAGCTCCCATCGGTCGCTGGATGTTCAACAGCCTATTCATCGCCGTCTCCGTCACTGCGTTGGTCTTGATTATTAGCTCCCTTGCTGCCTTCGCTATTTCACGCATCGATTTTCGCTTTCGTAAGTTCGTCTACGTGTTTTTCATGGCTGGGCTGATGGTTCCAGGAGAAGCAACCATCATTCCACTCTTTAACCTGGCTAACAATCTAAACCTGGTCAACACCTACTCTGGGTTGATCCTGCCGTCTTTAGCCGGTCCCTTTGCGGTGATCATTCTCAAGGAGTTTTTTGATGGCGTTCCCAATGAACTGGTTGAAAGTGCACGCATTGATGGTTGTGGATTGTTTCGGATGTATTGGATGATTTTTGTTCCGTTGTCCAAGCCGGCGTTATCCACCATTGGCATTTTCACCTTCATTGGCAGTTGGAACAACTTCCTTTGGCCCTTCTTGATTATCATGTCCGAGGCCATGTATACGCTACCTGTGGGGATACCGGCCTTTAATAGTGCTTACTCCCAGGATTACATTCTTCCGATGACGGTGAATGCCGTGGCATCACTGCCGGCTATTATCGCCTTCCTTTTCTTCCAGAAGCAGATTATTCAAGGGATTAAACTGAGTGGTATCAAAGGATAA
- a CDS encoding TonB-dependent receptor: MPRKALYLLILAVALLGLTATVSAETVGDAAELGEADIVIVVTASRIPQEIIASPVNISVVSREEIEAIGATTVADVLRHVEGAAVSAHGGLGGATTMSIRGSTSTQVLILRDGRRLNALQNGAFDLGRVSLNGVQQIEVIKGPASVLYGSDALGGVVNIITERGSDGGQVSLSAGSYGTRSVQFGGGTALPFGEWNLHLEKIVSDGYRPNSDYDGLFVDGSIVVDVSPSAWLTAGISYHDGEVGAPGPVAWQSLIARQKDSYTRFDFSYDQVVDSERDWSARWFQDQSIRKYNSEWEDSVHEPKTTGLEGQYNWRLYGGRHHIAVGGSYNKDVVQSTSYPGIPARDSWSLFAQDVYQYNPQLALTLGGRVDSYSDFGTEVTYRVGSSYIPVEGTRVYGAISTGFNVPTFDQLYFAGFNNPDLLPEEAFGYEVGVDRKLSPEMQVSLSAYNRVVDNYHGSDKNWIPVNLDEVVVRGGEISVDRRISPNSVLAISYEYLDARDKTANAPVNYKGRHRASAQLSWQAMETLSVTTSYRYVGTRPYVEQGALIDELPAYSVVDVNAVQAIGEELELFAKVSNLLGEQYEEVKDYPAPPRQIQVGVTYSF, encoded by the coding sequence TTGCCAAGAAAAGCTCTATACTTATTGATCCTAGCTGTGGCCTTGCTGGGCCTTACAGCAACAGTATCAGCGGAGACGGTAGGGGATGCTGCTGAACTAGGAGAAGCCGATATCGTTATTGTTGTAACCGCCAGTCGTATTCCCCAGGAAATTATTGCAAGCCCAGTAAACATTAGCGTGGTTTCTAGGGAGGAAATAGAGGCTATTGGGGCTACAACTGTGGCTGATGTTTTACGCCATGTGGAGGGCGCCGCTGTTTCTGCCCATGGCGGTTTGGGCGGCGCAACTACTATGAGTATTAGAGGTTCAACCTCTACGCAAGTCTTGATCCTGCGAGATGGACGTCGGCTCAACGCTTTGCAGAATGGGGCCTTCGACTTGGGACGAGTATCATTGAACGGTGTTCAGCAGATCGAAGTAATCAAGGGCCCAGCCTCTGTTCTGTATGGTTCCGATGCCCTAGGTGGAGTGGTAAACATCATCACTGAGCGAGGCAGTGATGGTGGACAAGTCTCCTTGAGTGCCGGCAGTTACGGAACCCGCAGCGTCCAGTTTGGTGGGGGGACAGCATTACCCTTTGGTGAATGGAATTTGCACTTGGAGAAGATTGTATCCGACGGTTACCGGCCCAATAGCGACTATGATGGGCTTTTTGTCGATGGCTCTATCGTGGTGGATGTATCCCCTTCAGCGTGGTTGACAGCCGGTATCAGCTATCATGATGGCGAAGTGGGCGCCCCTGGGCCTGTTGCTTGGCAATCGCTTATTGCTCGTCAGAAGGACTCCTATACTCGTTTTGACTTTAGCTATGACCAGGTGGTAGATTCTGAACGCGATTGGTCGGCGCGTTGGTTCCAAGACCAGTCCATTCGCAAATATAACAGCGAATGGGAGGACAGTGTCCATGAGCCCAAAACCACTGGTCTTGAGGGTCAGTATAACTGGCGCCTCTATGGTGGAAGGCACCACATAGCTGTAGGCGGCTCTTATAACAAGGACGTAGTTCAGAGTACTTCTTATCCGGGAATTCCTGCTCGAGATAGTTGGTCCCTGTTTGCTCAGGATGTGTATCAATATAACCCTCAGCTAGCCTTGACCCTTGGGGGACGAGTTGACAGCTACTCCGACTTTGGCACCGAGGTTACCTATCGGGTAGGAAGCTCGTATATCCCTGTAGAGGGTACTAGAGTATATGGGGCAATAAGCACTGGGTTTAACGTTCCTACATTTGACCAGCTGTATTTTGCTGGTTTTAACAATCCCGATCTTCTGCCCGAGGAAGCCTTTGGGTACGAGGTGGGGGTAGACCGCAAGCTGAGCCCAGAGATGCAGGTATCATTGTCTGCCTACAATCGCGTAGTGGATAATTATCATGGAAGCGACAAGAACTGGATTCCGGTTAATCTTGATGAAGTAGTTGTCCGGGGTGGAGAAATCTCTGTGGATAGAAGGATTAGTCCCAACTCAGTTCTCGCTATTAGCTATGAGTATCTAGATGCAAGGGACAAGACTGCTAATGCTCCAGTGAATTACAAGGGCAGACACAGGGCTTCGGCACAGCTGAGCTGGCAGGCAATGGAGACCCTGTCGGTGACAACCAGCTACCGTTATGTGGGTACGCGTCCCTATGTTGAGCAGGGGGCTCTTATCGATGAACTTCCCGCCTATTCCGTGGTTGATGTCAATGCTGTACAGGCAATTGGTGAGGAGCTAGAGCTCTTCGCCAAGGTTAGCAACTTGCTTGGTGAGCAGTACGAGGAAGTCAAGGATTACCCCGCACCGCCGCGGCAGATTCAAGTGGGGGTCACTTACTCCTTCTAG
- a CDS encoding RNA methyltransferase, with translation MPGMQYINLDRETNDFQHLEVLKRNRNKRHRYGEIFVESVACINALLATGWELTSVAYHGERELSSWAKEVIATGNPQKVFRLIGPLMEKLSEREEPSELIVTAKMKRQGLEDIPLTDSTTLLIFDRPSNHGNLGSIMRSSDAFGVNGIITTGHSVDIYDPVVLRASLGAFFHLPVIHCPSIRELGQWLDRVRAEVPGFKVVGTSPSAHRMLHEIDLTGPVALVVGNEFSGVSRAITEMVDEMALIPMQGTVDSLNAACAGTVALYEMVRQRLTVHR, from the coding sequence GTGCCAGGCATGCAGTACATCAACCTAGACCGGGAAACCAATGACTTTCAGCATCTAGAGGTGCTCAAGCGCAATCGCAATAAGCGGCATCGCTACGGAGAGATTTTCGTAGAAAGTGTAGCTTGCATTAACGCGCTGTTGGCAACGGGCTGGGAGCTTACCTCGGTGGCCTATCATGGAGAGAGGGAATTATCATCCTGGGCCAAGGAGGTTATCGCCACCGGTAATCCGCAGAAGGTCTTTCGCTTGATTGGGCCGCTGATGGAGAAACTGTCGGAGCGGGAGGAACCGTCGGAGCTGATTGTTACTGCTAAGATGAAGAGGCAAGGTCTCGAGGATATTCCTCTCACGGACTCGACGACCCTTCTCATTTTCGATCGCCCCTCTAATCACGGTAATCTCGGCAGCATCATGAGAAGCAGTGATGCCTTTGGTGTCAATGGGATCATTACCACCGGCCACAGTGTGGATATCTATGATCCCGTAGTGCTGCGAGCTAGTCTCGGTGCCTTCTTTCACCTCCCTGTCATTCACTGTCCCTCCATCAGGGAGCTAGGCCAGTGGCTTGACAGGGTAAGGGCAGAGGTGCCAGGCTTTAAGGTGGTGGGGACAAGCCCCAGCGCTCACCGGATGCTCCATGAAATTGATCTCACCGGTCCTGTAGCCCTGGTGGTGGGTAATGAATTTTCCGGAGTTAGTCGGGCCATTACCGAGATGGTCGATGAAATGGCTCTAATTCCGATGCAAGGGACCGTGGATTCCCTCAATGCTGCCTGCGCTGGTACCGTGGCTTTGTATGAGATGGTGCGACAACGCTTAACGGTTCACCGTTAA
- a CDS encoding glycoside hydrolase family 2 — protein sequence MTAYRTEYPRPDFVRQDWLSLNGTWDFAFADCADDKRYLTDEGAFDRKIEVPFVFQSKLSGIEDPTPHEVVWYRRSFIVPAEWSGKRIRLHFGAVDYESVVWVNGQFAGTNRGGYVPFSFDITSLLVDGENSLVVQVIDRDSTDQPRGKQSANLENWGCWYTRTTGIWQSVWLEPVSEVHISHLRMVPDIDNQVLDLEYQLSKVTEGLEVRFDITLAGEAVASSTFPVFVRHSRYSDLTPRPENQVRLSVPECQLWSPENPVLYDLKITLLQDGQPVDIVDTYFGMRKVEARGNRIYLNNQPYYLRMVLDQGFWPDGICTPEKVAEYEWDVQFMKDCGFNGVRKHQKIEDPYFYYYCDKLGLLVWAEMPSRYIYDEIGAMNIAEEWQRVVRRLYNFPGIMAWVPMNESWGVEQLRQGCKRAQAHLDSLYYLTKALDDSRLVISNDGWQQATTDIITIHEYTQNHEELTARYEHFREDRHAAAFSHNFPILLPDYEYQGQPIMITEYGGVKVEEQQAEGWGYGVAAKDYQEMLERIKNLTFAILAQEEVCGYCYTQLTDVQQEVNGLATFDRKPKVAPEKYKEIFGVNPSRR from the coding sequence TTGACAGCGTATCGGACTGAGTATCCCAGACCGGATTTTGTTCGTCAAGATTGGCTCTCTCTCAATGGAACTTGGGACTTTGCCTTTGCTGACTGTGCCGACGATAAGCGCTATCTTACCGACGAAGGCGCCTTCGATCGCAAGATCGAAGTTCCCTTTGTGTTTCAAAGCAAGTTAAGCGGCATCGAAGATCCCACACCCCATGAGGTGGTTTGGTATCGCCGCAGCTTCATCGTTCCGGCAGAGTGGAGCGGAAAGAGGATCCGGTTGCACTTTGGCGCCGTGGACTATGAGTCTGTAGTTTGGGTCAACGGCCAGTTTGCCGGGACCAATCGCGGCGGTTATGTGCCCTTTTCCTTTGATATTACCTCACTATTAGTTGATGGAGAAAACAGCCTGGTAGTTCAGGTGATTGACCGGGATAGCACCGACCAGCCCCGGGGTAAGCAAAGTGCCAACCTAGAGAACTGGGGTTGTTGGTATACCAGGACCACGGGAATCTGGCAGTCGGTGTGGTTGGAGCCGGTGTCGGAGGTTCATATTTCTCACCTTCGCATGGTGCCGGATATCGACAACCAGGTGCTTGATCTGGAGTATCAGCTGAGTAAAGTGACCGAGGGCCTGGAGGTTCGCTTCGACATCACCTTAGCCGGTGAGGCCGTTGCTTCGTCTACCTTCCCGGTTTTTGTCCGGCATTCCCGTTACTCCGATTTGACCCCAAGACCGGAGAATCAAGTGCGACTATCGGTACCGGAGTGCCAGTTGTGGAGCCCAGAAAACCCAGTCCTGTATGATCTGAAGATCACCCTCCTGCAGGATGGCCAGCCGGTGGATATCGTCGATACCTACTTTGGAATGCGTAAGGTAGAAGCCAGGGGCAACCGCATCTACCTCAACAACCAACCCTACTACTTGCGGATGGTGCTGGATCAAGGTTTTTGGCCCGATGGCATCTGCACACCGGAAAAGGTCGCAGAGTATGAGTGGGACGTGCAATTTATGAAGGATTGCGGCTTCAATGGAGTCCGCAAACACCAAAAGATCGAGGATCCCTACTTCTATTACTACTGTGACAAGTTAGGGTTGCTGGTCTGGGCTGAGATGCCCTCCCGCTATATCTATGATGAAATCGGCGCGATGAACATCGCCGAGGAGTGGCAGCGGGTTGTCCGTCGGTTGTACAATTTCCCCGGAATTATGGCTTGGGTGCCGATGAACGAAAGCTGGGGAGTTGAGCAGTTGCGCCAGGGTTGCAAGCGGGCTCAGGCCCATCTAGACTCCCTGTACTATCTGACCAAGGCATTGGATGACAGCCGGTTGGTGATCAGCAACGATGGTTGGCAGCAGGCCACCACGGATATTATCACCATCCACGAGTACACCCAGAATCACGAAGAACTGACGGCTCGGTATGAGCATTTCCGGGAAGACCGGCATGCAGCAGCCTTTAGCCACAATTTCCCGATCTTGCTTCCCGACTATGAGTACCAGGGACAGCCGATCATGATCACCGAGTATGGCGGGGTCAAGGTGGAGGAGCAGCAGGCCGAGGGCTGGGGATATGGTGTGGCCGCCAAGGACTATCAGGAAATGTTAGAGCGGATCAAGAACCTGACCTTCGCGATTTTAGCCCAAGAGGAAGTATGCGGTTACTGTTACACCCAGCTGACCGACGTGCAGCAGGAGGTCAACGGTCTTGCCACCTTTGACCGTAAGCCTAAGGTAGCACCGGAGAAGTACAAGGAGATTTTTGGCGTCAATCCCTCTCGACGATAA